One genomic segment of Amycolatopsis granulosa includes these proteins:
- a CDS encoding aspartate dehydrogenase domain-containing protein, whose translation MRAGVIGAGSIGGVVARALRDGSVPDAVLSGVLDPAGPPDLPVLTLDELLSTSDLVVEAAGQRALAELGPRVLAAGRDLLVVSVGALADDALLEELLAAGPGELHLSTGAIGGLDLLRAAARMAPLSRVTIETTKLAANLVQPWMSAAEAERLRTASAPVELMRGPARKVTAAFPKSANVAASVALAVGDWDAVEAVVVADPGAELTSHVITAQGTAGSYRFEIRNQPSPVTPTSSAVVPHAVLGAIAALARPRVVFR comes from the coding sequence ATGAGGGCGGGCGTGATCGGTGCCGGCTCGATCGGTGGCGTGGTCGCCCGGGCGCTGCGTGACGGATCGGTCCCGGACGCGGTGCTGTCCGGCGTCCTGGACCCGGCCGGCCCGCCGGACCTGCCGGTGCTGACGCTGGACGAGCTGCTGTCCACCTCGGACCTCGTCGTCGAGGCGGCCGGGCAGCGGGCGCTGGCCGAACTGGGGCCGCGGGTGCTGGCCGCGGGGCGCGACCTCCTCGTGGTGTCGGTCGGCGCGCTGGCCGACGACGCCCTGCTGGAGGAGTTGCTGGCCGCCGGGCCTGGCGAGCTGCACCTGTCCACCGGGGCGATCGGCGGGCTCGACCTGTTGCGCGCCGCGGCCCGGATGGCGCCGCTGTCGCGGGTGACGATCGAGACCACCAAGCTCGCGGCCAACCTCGTGCAGCCGTGGATGTCCGCGGCGGAGGCCGAGCGGCTGCGGACGGCGAGCGCGCCGGTCGAGCTGATGCGTGGCCCGGCCCGGAAGGTGACGGCGGCGTTCCCGAAGTCGGCGAACGTCGCGGCCTCGGTGGCGCTGGCGGTGGGCGACTGGGACGCCGTGGAGGCGGTGGTCGTGGCCGATCCCGGCGCCGAGCTGACCTCGCACGTCATCACCGCCCAAGGCACCGCCGGGTCGTACCGGTTCGAGATCCGCAACCAGCCCTCGCCCGTCACGCCGACCAGCAGCGCGGTCGTGCCGCACGCGGTGCTCGGCGCGATCGCGGCGCTGGCGCGGCCACGGGTGGTGTTCCGGTGA
- a CDS encoding alpha/beta fold hydrolase — translation MNGVRAGASGSPVLLLHGIGGSSASFESQVDVLARRHRVFAWDAPGYGGSADPARADLGWFAQVAARVFDEPAHVVGVSWGGVIATRLALEHPVLSLTLADSTRGSGTSADSARRMRARVDELARVGAQEFARRRAPRLTTDPATLVKVEATMARVRLPGYRAAAESMAATDHGPVLGRIAVPTLVVVGADDRVTGVEESRLLAREIPGARLRVIGGGHAANQERPEEFNDVLLGFLSEVEAARCA, via the coding sequence GTGAACGGCGTGCGGGCCGGTGCGAGCGGCAGCCCGGTGCTGTTGTTGCACGGAATCGGCGGATCGAGCGCCTCCTTCGAGTCGCAGGTGGACGTGCTGGCCCGGCGGCACCGGGTGTTCGCCTGGGACGCGCCCGGTTACGGCGGCTCGGCCGACCCCGCGCGGGCCGATCTCGGCTGGTTCGCCCAGGTCGCGGCACGAGTCTTCGACGAACCCGCGCACGTCGTGGGCGTGTCGTGGGGCGGGGTCATCGCGACCCGGCTCGCGCTGGAGCACCCGGTGCTGTCGCTGACGCTCGCCGACTCCACCCGCGGATCGGGCACGTCGGCGGACTCGGCGCGGCGGATGCGGGCGCGGGTGGACGAGCTGGCCCGGGTGGGCGCCCAGGAATTCGCCCGGCGCCGTGCACCCCGGCTCACCACCGACCCGGCGACGCTGGTGAAGGTCGAAGCGACCATGGCCCGGGTCCGGCTGCCCGGCTACCGCGCGGCCGCGGAGTCGATGGCCGCCACCGACCACGGCCCGGTGCTCGGCCGGATCGCGGTACCGACCCTGGTGGTCGTGGGCGCCGACGACCGCGTGACCGGCGTCGAGGAGAGCCGCCTGCTGGCGCGCGAGATCCCCGGCGCACGGCTGCGGGTGATCGGCGGCGGGCATGCGGCCAACCAGGAACGGCCGGAGGAGTTCAACGACGTCCTGCTCGGCTTCCTGTCCGAAGTGGAGGCCGCGCGATGCGCCTGA
- a CDS encoding SDR family oxidoreductase, whose product MRLIVVTGAGRGLGWAIADALGASGAQVVVAERDPERAARGVELLEERGRTVHRIDTDVADPESVAHLAKRVAEIGPLHGLVNNAAMADGVGGKHFADLEVEAWDRLMAVNARGPWLLARALYPQLAATGGRIVNIASDVALFGPPRLVHYVSSKGAVIAMTRAMARDAGPDGVTVNAVAPGLTEVEATEGVPRERHRLYADNRALTRPQQPADVTGAVEFLLSDAAAYITGQTLVVDGGFVCH is encoded by the coding sequence ATGCGCCTGATCGTGGTGACCGGGGCCGGGCGCGGGCTCGGCTGGGCGATCGCCGACGCCCTGGGCGCATCCGGCGCGCAGGTGGTGGTCGCCGAGCGCGATCCGGAGCGGGCCGCCCGCGGTGTCGAGCTGCTGGAAGAACGTGGCCGGACCGTGCACCGCATCGACACCGACGTGGCCGATCCCGAGTCGGTGGCGCACCTCGCGAAGCGGGTCGCCGAGATCGGGCCGCTGCACGGGCTGGTCAACAACGCGGCGATGGCCGACGGGGTGGGCGGCAAGCACTTCGCCGACCTGGAGGTCGAGGCGTGGGACCGGCTGATGGCGGTCAACGCCCGCGGCCCGTGGCTTCTCGCGCGCGCCCTGTACCCGCAGCTCGCGGCGACCGGCGGGCGGATCGTGAACATCGCCTCCGACGTCGCGTTGTTCGGGCCGCCCCGGCTGGTGCACTACGTGTCGTCGAAGGGCGCGGTGATCGCGATGACCCGCGCGATGGCGCGCGACGCCGGGCCGGACGGGGTGACGGTGAACGCGGTCGCACCCGGCCTGACCGAGGTCGAGGCCACCGAAGGGGTCCCCCGCGAACGGCACCGCCTCTACGCGGACAACCGGGCGCTGACCCGGCCGCAGCAACCCGCGGACGTGACCGGCGCGGTGGAGTTCCTGCTCTCCGACGCGGCCGCCTACATCACCGGGCAAACACTGGTCGTCGACGGCGGATTCGTCTGCCACTAG
- a CDS encoding SDR family oxidoreductase, whose product MDLGLTGRAVVVTGASSGVGLATAALLLAEGAHVAACARDGVRLEKALADLPRAHGARLRTAACDVLDADDVRRFVTGAGEEFGGLDGVVNNAGRSLMARLADTGDDQWRDELHLKIFSVLHVVRAAQPWLRPGAAVVNVNAILSRQPEPRLAATSAARAALLNLSKTLATELAPDVRVNSVCLGLVDTGQWRRRYEQSGTTRSWDEWTAALAGDRGIPLGRLGTAEEVAFPIVALLSPRASYITGSALDVGGGVARYV is encoded by the coding sequence ATGGACCTCGGACTCACCGGGCGGGCCGTCGTCGTCACGGGCGCCAGTTCCGGCGTCGGCCTGGCGACCGCCGCGCTGCTCCTCGCGGAGGGCGCGCACGTCGCCGCCTGCGCCCGCGACGGCGTGCGGCTGGAGAAGGCGCTGGCCGACCTGCCCCGCGCGCACGGTGCCCGGCTCCGCACCGCGGCCTGCGACGTCCTGGACGCCGACGACGTGCGCCGGTTCGTCACCGGCGCCGGCGAGGAGTTCGGCGGGCTGGACGGCGTGGTCAACAACGCCGGTCGCTCGCTGATGGCGCGGCTCGCCGACACCGGCGACGACCAATGGCGCGACGAGCTGCACCTGAAGATCTTCTCGGTGCTGCACGTCGTCCGCGCCGCGCAGCCCTGGTTGCGGCCGGGCGCGGCCGTGGTCAACGTCAACGCGATCCTGTCCCGCCAGCCCGAGCCGCGGCTCGCCGCGACCTCCGCGGCGCGCGCGGCCCTGCTCAACCTGTCCAAGACACTGGCCACCGAGCTGGCACCGGACGTGCGGGTCAACTCCGTCTGCCTCGGCCTGGTCGACACCGGCCAGTGGCGGCGCCGGTACGAGCAGTCCGGCACCACCCGGTCCTGGGACGAGTGGACCGCCGCGCTCGCCGGCGACCGCGGCATCCCGCTCGGCCGCCTCGGCACCGCCGAGGAGGTCGCGTTCCCGATCGTGGCGCTGCTGTCCCCCCGCGCCTCCTACATCACCGGCTCCGCCCTCGACGTCGGCGGCGGCGTCGCCCGCTACGTCTAG
- a CDS encoding thiamine pyrophosphate-binding protein, which translates to MAHGNGGDLLAQVLIDNGVDTAFGIVSVHNLPLVEAVAARLRFVPVRHEAAAVNAADGYARARGGLGVAITSTGTGAGNAAGSLVEALTAGSRVLHVTGQIDSPYLGQGRGVIHETRDQLGMLTAVSKHAASISSVADAGPVLRRAVRHALSLPCGPSSVEWPIDLQYARHQVTPRGPEAPEPVPEPDPGALARAAELIAAARRPVIWAGGGAVGARAEVRALAERLHAPVFTSNSGRGTLPEDHELVVGNFATHPAAADLLAEADLLISIGTHFRSNETRHYHLALPAAHVQIDVDPAALGRVHPATAGIAGEAATVLRQLPVPAGDPAWRARAVATRAAVRAQLREAIGPYREICDAMRAGLPPDSVIARDVTIPSSQWGNRLLDIHHPRTNLFPVGGGIGQGLATGIGAAIAKPDAPTLVMAGDGGLAVHLGELGTLAQEKPWLVLVVFNDGGYGVLRNMQDHHGGSRAGVDLYTPDFSRLAQALDLPYQLVGRPEAFAEALGKAVAQHGPAVIEVDVTALDPAPRPFVPPVPVPAGQDR; encoded by the coding sequence GTGGCACACGGCAACGGCGGCGACCTGCTCGCCCAGGTCCTGATCGACAACGGCGTGGACACCGCCTTCGGCATCGTCAGCGTCCACAACCTGCCGCTGGTGGAGGCGGTCGCGGCGCGGCTGCGGTTCGTCCCGGTGCGGCACGAGGCCGCCGCGGTCAACGCGGCCGACGGGTACGCCCGCGCGCGCGGTGGCCTGGGCGTGGCGATCACCAGCACCGGCACCGGCGCGGGCAACGCCGCGGGCTCGCTGGTGGAGGCGCTCACCGCGGGCAGCCGCGTGCTGCACGTGACCGGGCAGATCGACTCGCCCTACCTCGGGCAGGGGCGGGGCGTCATCCACGAGACCCGCGACCAGCTGGGCATGCTCACCGCGGTGTCCAAGCACGCGGCGTCCATCTCCTCGGTGGCGGACGCCGGGCCGGTGCTGCGGCGCGCGGTCCGGCACGCCCTCTCGCTCCCGTGTGGACCGTCGAGTGTGGAGTGGCCGATCGACCTGCAGTACGCGCGGCACCAGGTCACCCCCCGCGGGCCCGAGGCGCCGGAACCGGTCCCGGAGCCGGACCCGGGCGCGCTGGCGCGGGCGGCGGAGCTGATCGCGGCCGCGCGGCGCCCGGTGATCTGGGCCGGCGGTGGTGCGGTGGGCGCCCGCGCCGAGGTGCGGGCACTGGCCGAGCGGCTGCACGCACCGGTGTTCACCAGCAACTCCGGGCGGGGCACGCTGCCCGAGGACCACGAGCTGGTGGTGGGCAACTTCGCCACCCACCCGGCCGCCGCGGACCTGCTCGCCGAGGCGGATCTGCTCATCTCGATCGGCACCCACTTCCGGTCCAACGAGACCAGGCACTACCACTTGGCGCTGCCCGCGGCGCACGTGCAGATCGACGTCGATCCCGCCGCGCTGGGCCGCGTCCACCCGGCGACGGCCGGCATCGCCGGGGAGGCGGCCACCGTGCTGCGGCAGCTGCCCGTGCCGGCGGGCGATCCGGCGTGGCGGGCGCGGGCCGTCGCGACCCGGGCGGCCGTACGTGCGCAGCTGCGCGAGGCGATCGGGCCGTACCGGGAAATCTGCGATGCGATGCGCGCGGGCCTGCCACCGGACTCGGTGATCGCGCGGGACGTCACCATCCCGTCCAGCCAGTGGGGCAACCGGCTGCTGGACATCCACCACCCGCGCACCAACCTGTTCCCGGTCGGCGGCGGCATCGGGCAGGGCCTGGCGACCGGCATCGGCGCGGCGATCGCGAAGCCGGACGCGCCGACGCTGGTCATGGCGGGCGACGGCGGGCTCGCGGTGCACCTGGGCGAGCTGGGCACGCTCGCCCAGGAGAAGCCCTGGCTGGTGCTGGTCGTGTTCAACGACGGCGGCTACGGCGTGCTCCGCAACATGCAGGACCACCACGGCGGCTCCCGCGCCGGGGTCGACCTCTACACCCCGGACTTCTCCCGGCTCGCCCAGGCCCTCGACCTGCCCTACCAGCTCGTCGGCAGGCCGGAGGCGTTCGCCGAGGCCCTGGGCAAGGCCGTCGCGCAGCACGGGCCCGCGGTGATCGAGGTGGACGTGACCGCGCTGGATCCCGCGCCGCGCCCGTTCGTGCCTCCGGTCCCGGTCCCGGCCGGGCAGGACCGCTGA
- a CDS encoding dienelactone hydrolase family protein, whose translation MTTPTTSHHHGHAPANRRRRVLETAAPLLVRFPDGPVRSAVIVLHDEHGLTDAAEAGCRALARCGYLAVAPLLYYDTGGRVFPDGRFEALRTADLAADIAGALDHLRRRVGVPAGATAVAGLGQGAHLAAWAAAGHALPVAAGIAPRPGPWPDLPALPVLTAGLHESWLPLPGGAGSWDEVVRFLDSAAL comes from the coding sequence ATGACCACGCCCACGACCAGCCACCACCACGGGCACGCCCCGGCGAACCGGCGGCGCCGCGTGCTCGAGACCGCCGCGCCACTGCTGGTGCGGTTCCCGGACGGCCCCGTCCGCTCGGCGGTGATCGTCCTGCACGACGAGCACGGGCTCACCGACGCCGCGGAAGCCGGCTGCCGGGCGCTGGCCCGGTGCGGCTACCTCGCCGTCGCGCCGTTGCTCTACTACGACACCGGCGGGCGGGTCTTCCCCGACGGGCGCTTCGAAGCGCTGCGCACCGCGGACCTGGCCGCCGACATCGCCGGGGCGCTCGACCACCTGCGCCGCCGCGTGGGTGTGCCGGCCGGTGCCACCGCCGTCGCCGGGCTCGGCCAGGGCGCGCACCTCGCCGCGTGGGCCGCGGCCGGACACGCACTGCCCGTCGCGGCCGGGATCGCACCGCGGCCCGGTCCGTGGCCCGATCTGCCCGCTCTGCCGGTGCTCACCGCGGGCCTGCACGAGTCGTGGCTGCCGCTGCCCGGCGGCGCCGGCAGCTGGGACGAGGTGGTGCGTTTCCTCGATTCCGCCGCGCTGTGA
- the ligD gene encoding non-homologous end-joining DNA ligase — MAKDSAVELAVGEHTVRISHPDRVYFPARGETKLDLARYYLSVGDGIVRALRERPCMLHRFPSGVSGDKVHQKRVPAGAPRWLETVRVHFPRYDRHADELCVTELAHVIWAVQMSTVEFHPWNSRRADTEKPDEWRIDLDPGPAAPFSRVRRVAHVAHEVLDELGATGWPKTSGGSGLHIYVRIEPRWGFAEVRRAALAFAREVERRAPEDATTTWWRKDRDPALVFVDYNQNARDHTIASAYSVRGVPDATVSAPIRWDEVDEVEPGDCTIATVPARFARLGDLHAGIDDTAYSLETLLAWADRDGLE; from the coding sequence ATGGCCAAGGACTCGGCGGTGGAGCTGGCGGTCGGGGAGCACACGGTGCGGATCTCGCATCCGGACCGGGTCTACTTCCCGGCCCGCGGCGAGACGAAGCTCGACCTCGCGCGGTACTACCTGTCCGTGGGCGACGGGATCGTGCGCGCCCTGCGGGAACGGCCGTGCATGCTGCACCGGTTCCCGTCCGGGGTGAGCGGCGACAAGGTGCACCAGAAACGCGTGCCGGCCGGGGCGCCGCGGTGGCTGGAGACCGTGCGGGTGCACTTCCCGCGGTACGACCGGCACGCCGACGAGTTGTGCGTGACCGAGCTGGCGCACGTCATCTGGGCGGTGCAGATGTCCACTGTGGAGTTTCACCCGTGGAACTCGCGGCGGGCCGACACCGAGAAACCCGACGAGTGGCGCATCGACCTCGACCCCGGTCCGGCGGCGCCGTTCTCCCGGGTGCGGCGGGTGGCGCACGTCGCACACGAGGTCCTGGACGAGCTGGGCGCGACCGGGTGGCCGAAGACGTCCGGCGGCAGCGGGCTGCACATCTACGTGCGGATCGAGCCGCGGTGGGGGTTCGCCGAGGTGCGCCGGGCGGCGCTGGCGTTCGCCCGCGAGGTGGAACGCCGCGCGCCGGAGGACGCCACGACGACGTGGTGGCGCAAGGACCGCGACCCGGCGCTGGTGTTCGTCGACTACAACCAGAACGCCCGCGACCACACGATCGCCAGCGCCTACTCGGTGCGCGGTGTCCCCGACGCGACGGTGTCGGCACCCATCAGGTGGGACGAGGTGGACGAGGTCGAACCGGGCGACTGCACGATCGCGACGGTGCCCGCCCGGTTCGCCCGGCTCGGTGACCTGCACGCCGGCATCGATGACACCGCCTACTCGCTGGAGACGCTGCTGGCCTGGGCCGACCGCGACGGCCTGGAATGA
- a CDS encoding CsbD family protein, with amino-acid sequence MSDDDKAQNKAEELKGKAKEGLGKATGNEQWEAEGKGDQGKANVKQAGEKIKDAAKDVFDR; translated from the coding sequence ATGAGCGACGACGACAAGGCCCAGAACAAGGCGGAAGAGCTCAAGGGCAAGGCCAAGGAAGGGCTCGGCAAGGCCACCGGCAACGAGCAGTGGGAAGCCGAAGGCAAGGGCGACCAGGGCAAGGCCAACGTCAAGCAGGCCGGCGAGAAGATCAAGGACGCGGCGAAGGACGTGTTCGACCGCTGA
- a CDS encoding DUF3558 domain-containing protein, producing MNLRRAATLIAAAVCAAVTATACATTVTGAARPASGLRPGTDVFVGMDACRVLDQLLAGQGFSPGEKERSTNGCTASKYGFGSYALVLDPVQGLEVFRTRYPGTSEISINDRRGLYFYDPRFQFCALALEVTEQSRVLVLASAIKSGQDQACQNAQGVARRLEPLLPTPP from the coding sequence TTGAACCTTCGCCGCGCAGCGACCCTGATCGCCGCCGCTGTCTGCGCCGCGGTCACCGCCACAGCATGCGCGACCACCGTCACCGGCGCGGCCCGGCCCGCCTCGGGCCTGCGCCCCGGTACTGACGTCTTCGTCGGGATGGACGCCTGCCGTGTGCTCGACCAGCTCCTCGCCGGACAAGGGTTCAGCCCCGGCGAGAAGGAACGCTCCACCAACGGATGCACCGCCAGCAAATACGGATTCGGCAGCTACGCACTCGTCCTCGACCCGGTGCAAGGTCTCGAGGTCTTCCGCACCAGGTACCCCGGCACCAGCGAGATCAGCATCAACGATCGCCGCGGTCTCTACTTCTACGACCCCCGCTTCCAGTTCTGCGCCCTCGCCCTCGAAGTCACCGAACAATCCCGGGTACTGGTCCTCGCCTCGGCGATCAAATCGGGCCAGGACCAGGCCTGTCAGAACGCCCAGGGCGTGGCCCGCCGCCTCGAACCGCTACTGCCCACCCCGCCGTGA
- a CDS encoding M14 family zinc carboxypeptidase, producing MPLPDWLLEEVDEVGDRAAFAGVDELHRGLRALADRYPEITALTRVGTSRHGEPLLCLTIDGAPDDPAALVFGLPHPNEPIGGLTALHLAARLCADAGLRARLRHRWRIIACIDPDGLRLNEGWLAGPITHEHYARHFYRPAGPDQVEWTFPLDYKDAYFDAVLPETQALMRLIDADRPDLVCSLHNSEFGGVYYYLSRAEPALHATLQALPGHVGLPLDRGEPEVPYLVRVDDAIFDGPSTCRAYDYLTGRGEPWTNAGGDSTSSYAGRYGALTLVTELPYWTSPAADDRSPSGTGYGPALAAHARALTDLSTVLADTLAAVAGDLMVPDSPFWRASRSFAVMMAAGARSARSRSTAPEAERVATVAEVASLTEATQCFRLRYGGILLRALDGELAVGNTRPSVRAARARVAARHAEWLAADAGIGDHRPVPIRDLVATQYGAVLAAAEHLAVR from the coding sequence GTGCCGCTGCCCGACTGGCTGCTCGAGGAAGTCGACGAGGTGGGGGACCGCGCCGCGTTCGCGGGTGTGGATGAACTGCACCGCGGCCTGCGTGCGCTCGCCGACCGGTATCCGGAGATCACCGCGCTGACCCGCGTCGGCACGTCCCGGCACGGCGAGCCGCTGCTGTGCCTCACGATCGACGGCGCACCGGACGACCCGGCCGCGCTGGTCTTCGGGCTGCCACACCCGAACGAACCGATCGGCGGGCTGACCGCCCTGCACCTGGCGGCCCGGCTGTGCGCCGACGCGGGGTTGCGCGCCCGCTTGCGGCACCGGTGGCGGATCATCGCCTGCATCGACCCGGACGGGTTGCGGCTCAACGAGGGCTGGCTCGCCGGGCCGATCACCCACGAGCACTACGCACGCCACTTCTACCGCCCCGCTGGTCCGGACCAGGTGGAGTGGACCTTTCCGCTCGACTACAAGGACGCCTACTTCGACGCGGTCCTGCCGGAGACGCAGGCGCTGATGCGGCTGATCGACGCCGACCGTCCGGACCTCGTGTGCTCCCTGCACAACAGCGAGTTCGGGGGCGTCTACTACTACCTCAGCCGTGCCGAGCCCGCGCTGCACGCGACCCTGCAGGCGCTGCCCGGCCATGTCGGCCTGCCGCTGGACCGCGGCGAGCCGGAGGTGCCCTACCTCGTGCGGGTCGACGACGCGATCTTCGACGGCCCGTCGACCTGCCGGGCCTACGACTACCTCACCGGTCGTGGTGAGCCGTGGACGAACGCCGGCGGGGACAGCACCAGCTCCTACGCCGGCCGGTACGGCGCGCTGACGCTGGTCACCGAGCTGCCGTACTGGACCTCCCCGGCAGCCGACGACCGGAGCCCGTCCGGGACCGGCTACGGGCCGGCGCTCGCCGCGCACGCCCGGGCGCTGACGGACCTGTCCACGGTGCTGGCGGACACCCTCGCCGCGGTCGCCGGCGATCTGATGGTGCCGGACTCGCCGTTCTGGCGGGCGAGCCGGTCGTTCGCGGTGATGATGGCGGCGGGTGCGCGCAGCGCCCGCTCCCGCAGCACCGCGCCGGAGGCCGAGCGGGTGGCGACGGTCGCCGAGGTGGCGTCCCTGACCGAGGCGACCCAGTGTTTTCGCCTGCGGTACGGCGGAATTCTGCTGCGGGCGCTGGACGGGGAACTGGCGGTGGGCAACACCCGGCCGTCCGTGCGGGCCGCCCGGGCGCGGGTCGCGGCCCGGCACGCCGAGTGGCTCGCGGCCGACGCGGGGATCGGAGACCACCGTCCGGTCCCGATCCGGGACCTGGTGGCGACCCAGTACGGGGCGGTGCTCGCGGCTGCCGAGCACCTGGCGGTGCGCTGA
- a CDS encoding anti-sigma factor antagonist: MPSFEPNEPVAQVDVAVEHLPAATVVRVAGELDHLTAPKFEAVALPAARRCAGRLVIDLSAVSFLASAGIAVVLAAGAAAPGRVRVVVGSGFTRRPLELTGAGEIVRLCTTREEALAAD; the protein is encoded by the coding sequence GTGCCGTCCTTCGAGCCGAACGAGCCGGTCGCCCAGGTGGACGTGGCGGTGGAGCACCTCCCGGCGGCGACGGTGGTGCGTGTCGCCGGCGAGCTGGACCATCTGACCGCGCCGAAGTTCGAGGCCGTCGCCCTGCCCGCCGCGCGCCGGTGCGCCGGCCGGCTGGTGATCGACCTCAGCGCCGTGAGTTTCCTGGCGTCGGCCGGGATCGCGGTCGTGCTGGCGGCGGGAGCCGCGGCGCCCGGGCGGGTGCGCGTGGTGGTCGGCTCCGGTTTCACCCGGCGTCCGCTGGAACTCACCGGGGCCGGGGAGATCGTCCGCCTGTGCACCACCCGCGAGGAGGCACTGGCCGCGGACTGA
- the mftD gene encoding pre-mycofactocin synthase MftD (MftD, an enzyme found in the mycofactocin biosynthesis locus, performs an oxidative deamination of 3-amino-5-[(p-hydroxyphenyl)methyl]-4,4-dimethyl-2-pyrrolidinone (AHDP). The resulting compound, now called pre-mycofactocin (PMFT), is a biologically active redox cofactor that can oxidize the non-exchangeable NADH of TIGR03971 family SDR-type oxidoreductases.) has protein sequence MSNGWFETVAEAQRRARKRLPKSVYGALVAGSERGVTLDDNVAAFAELGFAPHVAGLSDKRELSTTVLGQPISLPVIISPTGVQAVHPEGEVAVARAAAARGTAMSLSSFASKPIEEVAAANPQTFFQMYWVGSRDVLVQRMERARAAGAVGLIMTLDWSFSHGRDWGSPVIPEKLDLKAMVRFAPEGITRPKWLWEFARTRRLPDLTTPNLTPPGGTAPTFFGAYGEWMQTALPTWEDVAWLREQWDGPFLLKGVMRVDDAKRAADAGVTAISVSNHGGNNLDGTPAPIRALPAIAEAVGGDIEVLLDGGIRRGSDVVKALALGAKAVLIGRAYLWGLAANGQAGVENVLDILRGGIDSALLGLGKASIHDLTRDDVVIPPGFERALGVPGS, from the coding sequence ATGTCCAACGGTTGGTTCGAGACGGTGGCCGAGGCGCAGCGGCGGGCCAGGAAGCGCCTGCCGAAGTCGGTGTACGGCGCACTGGTCGCGGGATCCGAGCGGGGGGTCACGCTCGACGACAACGTCGCGGCCTTCGCCGAGCTCGGCTTCGCCCCGCACGTCGCGGGCCTGTCCGACAAGCGCGAGCTGAGCACCACCGTGCTGGGCCAGCCGATCTCGCTGCCGGTGATCATCTCCCCCACCGGGGTCCAGGCCGTGCACCCCGAGGGCGAGGTGGCGGTGGCCAGGGCGGCCGCCGCACGCGGCACCGCGATGAGCCTGAGCTCGTTCGCCAGCAAGCCGATCGAGGAGGTCGCCGCGGCCAACCCGCAGACCTTCTTCCAGATGTACTGGGTGGGCAGCCGCGACGTGCTGGTGCAGCGCATGGAGCGCGCTCGCGCCGCCGGGGCGGTCGGGCTGATCATGACGCTGGACTGGTCGTTCTCCCACGGACGTGACTGGGGCAGCCCGGTCATCCCGGAGAAACTGGACCTCAAGGCGATGGTGCGGTTCGCCCCGGAGGGCATCACCCGGCCGAAGTGGTTGTGGGAGTTCGCCAGGACGCGCCGGCTGCCCGACCTGACCACCCCGAACCTCACGCCGCCCGGCGGCACCGCGCCCACGTTCTTCGGCGCCTACGGCGAGTGGATGCAGACGGCCCTGCCCACCTGGGAGGACGTCGCGTGGCTGCGCGAGCAGTGGGACGGACCGTTCCTGCTCAAGGGCGTCATGCGGGTGGACGACGCCAAGCGCGCCGCCGACGCCGGCGTCACCGCGATCTCGGTGTCCAACCACGGCGGCAACAACCTCGACGGCACGCCGGCCCCGATCCGCGCGCTGCCGGCGATCGCCGAGGCGGTCGGCGGCGACATCGAGGTGCTGCTCGACGGTGGGATCCGCCGCGGCAGTGACGTCGTGAAGGCGCTCGCCCTGGGCGCGAAGGCCGTGCTGATCGGGCGCGCGTACCTGTGGGGCCTGGCCGCGAACGGTCAGGCCGGGGTGGAGAACGTGCTGGACATCCTGCGCGGCGGCATCGACTCGGCCCTGCTGGGGCTGGGCAAGGCGTCGATCCACGACCTCACCCGCGACGACGTCGTGATCCCCCCGGGCTTCGAACGCGCCCTCGGCGTGCCGGGGAGCTGA